In the genome of Mixta calida, the window GCGGCGGCAGCAATCTACTCCGCGCGTAAAGGCATCCGCACCGCCCTGCTGGGCGAGCGCTTCGGCGGTCAGGTGCTGGATACCGTCGATATCGAAAACTATATCTCCGTGCCGAAAACCGAAGGCGCGAAGCTGGCCGGCGCGCTGAAAGCGCACGTCAGCGAATACGCTATCGACGTCATCGACAGCCAGAGCGCCAGCAAACTGGTGCCGGCGAAAGTAGAAGGCGGCCTGCACGCTATCGAAACCGCCTCCGGCGCGGTGCTGAAATCTCGCAGCATCATCGTGGCGACCGGCGCGCGCTGGCGCAACATGAACGTACCGGGCGAAGAACAGTATCGCACCCGCGGCGTGACCTACTGCCCGCACTGCGACGGCCCGCTTTATAAAGGCAAACGCGTGGCGGTGATCGGCGGCGGCAACTCCGGTGTGGAAGCCGCGATCGACCTGGCCGGCATCGTTGAGCATGTCACCCTGCTGGAGTTCGCGCCGACCATGAAAGCGGACGCGGTGCTCCAGGAAAAAGCGCGCAGTCTGGAAAACGTGGATATCATCCTCAACGCGCAGACGCTGGAAGTGAAAGGCGACGGCAGCAAAGTTACCAGCCTGGAATATAAAGATCGCGTTAACGAGACGGTGCATCAGATCGACGTGGCGGGCATTTTCGTGCAGATTGGCCTGCTGCCGAACACCACCTGGCTGGACGGCGCGATTGAGCGCAACCAGATGGGCGAAATCCTGATCGACGCCAAGTGCGAAACCAACGTCAAAGGCGTGTTCGCCGCCGGCGACTGCACCACGGTGCCGTACAAGCAGATCATCATCGCCAGCGGCGAAGGCGCGAAAGCCTCGCTCAGCGCGTTTGACTATCTGATCCGTACGCAGCCGGTAGGCTAAGACATTACCACGTAAAAGCGGCGCCCCTGGGCGCCGCTTTTTTTTGCCTGCGTTTAGCGCCGCTACCGCTGGTCGAGAAAGCGCTGCGGATGGTCGGCGGCGATGGCGCGCACGCCGTCATAGCGGCCAAACAGCCGGTAGCGGTTGCGGGCGATAAGATCGTAACAGCGGTTGCTGAGCGCCGAAGGCAGAAAGCGCAGCGCCGCCAGCAGGCGCCACGGCCAGGGCAATCCGCCCATCACGCGAAAAATGGCGTCGGCGCGCAGGTAAACCTGACCGTGGGCAATCAGCACGATGGTGCTGATCTTATCCTCCGGCAGTCCCGCCCAGCGCAGCAGCGTCTTGCCCTGCTCGCTCTGCACCGCCGCCAGCCTCACGGTGCGATAGCGGTCATAGCGCAGCAGAAAGTTGACCCAGCCGTTGCAGAGCTTGCAGGTGCCGTCATACAGCACGACCTGCTCCTCCGGCCGGATCAGCGGCGGCGTGTCGCTGTTAGTCATTGCGGATGCCGGTATCTTCATCGCTCACCGGCACCGGATCTTCCTCTTCGGTGCCGCTGCCCAGTTCGTGCAGGCTAATCTGTCGGACCGGGGCCTGCCCGATTTGGTCGCGCCAGCGATCGCTGTGGTCCGGCAGGCTGGTGAACTGGCCGTCGAGAAACAGGAAATCGAGCTGGTCGCCCAGCGCCTGCAACATCTCTTCCGGCGACGAGAAGTTTTCGCCATGCAGATCGCTGCCGTCAATCTGATACCCGATCAGCCCATCGTGCACCTCAGCCTGACCCAGCTCGATGATATGGCCGTCAATGTTCTGCGCCAGTATGGTGCCGTCGCAATAGAAAAGGTTATAGGGCATTAAATCCTGGTTACGGTTATCGGGCATAACTCCTCCTGTTTGGCTTTCAGGTGGATAAGTATAGCCGGGCTACGCCAGCCCGTTTTCTTCGCGCTGCGCCAGCTGCGTCATCATGGCGATAAACGCCTCTTCCGACACGCCGTAGAGCGAATGCTTCATGCCGAGGCGAAATTCCTCATGCAGTAGCTGATAGAGCGCGCGCAGATCGTCGAGACTGCGACGCTCCGGCTGCGCGCCGTAGCGACTGAAGCGGCGGTTCTCCAGCGCCAGCTGCCCGCCGTCCGGCAGATAACGCGCCGCCAGCAGATGGTGGCGGAAGTGAGAATGAGGCCAGGTTGAGACGAAATGGTTCGCCATCAGGTAATCAGAAGGAAACTGCGTCACCAGGTCAAAGCGGTAGAGCGGCTGCCATTCGCCGCCGCGTCGCTGGCAGAGCAACCACTCCTCGCCCAGCGATTGCAATTGATACTCGCCATGCGGCGTCTGCTGCGCGCGGTCGGCCAGCAGGCGTATCGGCGCGCTCAGCGTCGGACCGCCGAAGCCCGCGTCGGCGATCCAGAATTCTTCATCCAGCTGCACCAGCAACAGCATATGGGTGCGCGGCGGCACCGAGGGCGGCTGCGCGATGACCACGCGCGCCGCCAGACCACGGGCGTCGAAGCCCATCGCCAGTAACGCCTGTAACAGCAGCGAGTTATGCTCATAGCAATAGCCGCCGCGCCGGGCGACGACCAGCTTTTCCTGGATCGCTTCGGTTTCGATATGAATCGGGCGATCAAGCAGCACATCGAGATTTTCAAACGGAATCGTGCAGACGTGCGCATGGTGGATCTGCTGAAGCGCAACAAGCGAGGGACGGGTCGCGCCGCTGTAACCGATGCGCGCCAGATAAGCATGAAGATCAAACGACATAATTTCATCCTGGTGAAAATGATGCTTTTCTTATAGCTGATATCTGGCGCGCCGGTTGTTCTGCAATGCGCTGGGGCATCCATTCATTTTATTTGACCAAACGCACGCTGTTTTTCAATAACTGCCGCGCGCGCCAGCAGTTAATCACCAGTTCGTCATCATCGGCGCTGTCAGCCAGCCCCGATAATCGGCTGCAAAGCGCATCATAGCTTAATGGCCTTCTCTCCCGCGCCAGCGCAACGACTGCCTTGCCGACCAGCGCTAAAAACTCTTCATCCTGTTCGACTTCATCGGATAACAATGCCAATTTTTTCGCCCTCCTGTAAAAAAACATCCTTTAAATATGTACGCTCAAAAAATTTGGGGATTGCTGTAATCGATTTCTGAGACTTATCTCACGTCAGCCGACGGAACGGCAGCGCGGCGGCTGGGCAAAGCGGACGGGAAAAACTATACCTGGAAGACGAGCTAACCCCCCGTTTTCCAACTGAAATGAGGTAACGATGAAACTGACCCGCTGCGCCGCACTGTTAATGATGCTGAGTTGTCCTACGCTGGCGGCTGAAAGCCCGCCTTCCGTCGACGCATTGCCGCTGTCGCCGCCGCAGACGATGCCGGTTAGCGCCTGGCAAACGCGGGTAAATGAGGACCGCAGCATCACCTGGCGGCTTTACGCCCCGCAGGCCCGCAAAGTTTCCGTCGTCACCGGCGCCACGCCGGAGAGCTATGTTTCTCATTCGATGGAAAAAGCGGGCAACGGCATCTGGTCATGGCGCAGCGCGCCGCTGGCGCCCGACCTCTATGAATATTTTTACAACGTCGACGGCCTGCGCATTGCCGATCCCTCCAGCGCGCCCCCCAAACCGCAGCGCCAGGTGAACACCAGCCTGATTCTGGTGCCGGGCTCGCTGCTGGACGTGCGTCAGGTGCCGCATGGCGAGCTGCACGCCCTGTCCTACCATTCGCGCGCGCTTAACCGCGAGCGGCAGCTTTACGTCTGGACGCCGCCGGGCATGGAAAACAGCAAGGCGCCGCTGCCGGTAGTCTATTTCTGGCACGGTTTTGGCGACAGCGGGCTTTCCGCCGTAACCCAGGGACGCATTCCGCAAATCATGGATAACTTGTTGGCGGAGAAAAAGATCGTGCCGATGCTGGTGGTGATGCCCGATACCGAAACCGATGCGGCGGGCCTGGTGCCAGAAGATTTTATTCCGGCGCAACGGCGCAAGGATTTCTATCCGCGCAACGCCGATGCAGCGGATCGCGAACTGATGCAGGATATTATTCCGCTGATTTTACAGCGCTACCACGTGCGTGAGGATGCGGAAGGCCGCGCGCTGGCGGGCCTGTCGCAGGGCGGCTATCAGGCGCTGGTCAGCGGCATGAACCATCTGCAACAGTTCGGCTGGCTGGCGAGCTTCAGCGGCGTCACTACCGAAACGGTGCCGAATCAGGCGGTCAGCGCGCAGCTGGCGCAGCCGCAGGCGGTAAACCGCCAGCTAAAGAATTTCACCCTCGCGGTGGGAGAACGGGATAAAGTGACCGGCGCCGATATCGCCGGACTGAAACGACAGCTGGAGCAACAGGGCATCCATTTCGACTACGATCCTTATCCGCAGCTGGGCCATGAAATGGCGGTCTGGCGTCCGGCGTGGATTAAGTTTGTGCAGAAGCTGTTCCGTTAACCGACGACGGCAGACGTTTCATCAGGGGTCAGGCAGTTTTCGCTTGCCATCTGCCGGTAGCTGACATTGTCGACGCAGTCATAGATCAGGCGCAGGCCGCGTCCGCTCTCCGACAGCAGCGTCAGCGCCGCCTCGGCGTCGCTCTGCTCTTCCGTCAGCGTTTCCAGCGCGGTGGCGGCGGTGAGCAGCGCGGCGGAGATCGGCTTACCGCTGTCGCGCAGCGTAGCGATCGCCCGTTCCCTTGTCGGTTTAAGTGACGTTGTCACTTTACAAGTGCGCCTTTCGGTAGTTGTGATGAAGATTATCAGTCACCGTGTTACACAGCGCGGCAAAAACCCGTTTTTCCTGAGTGTTTAAGTGACAGTGTCACTATAAGTTCTGATCGTATTGCTGTTGCCAACGGCCCAGGCTGGGCTGCTTTCATCGTGACGCCGATAACGAGCGTCGGCGGTCAGGACCGCCTGCAGGCAGAAAATCAGATGACTCTGCGCCCAGCCGCGACGCCGTAAGCATATATATCAACTATGCTTAAGCAACGAAGTCAGCAAGCAATAGTGTAAAAAGGAGCGGTAATGAACAAGCGACTGGCGGTACTCCTGTTAATGGCAAGCTGCGGCGTGGCGCAGGCAGCCCCGGAGGTAAGCAACGAAGCGGAATCCTATATCGTGGGGCTGTGCGCCATGACCAGCGAGCAGAAAGCGACGGATCAATCGCAGGATCAATATGTACAGAAGCTGAAGGATATGGCGAAGCGTGGCAACTCCCCGTATGCCATGGATAAGCCGGAGTTTAATGAGGATGAAGCGGAAAAAGTCGCCGCCGCCTATATGAAACTGCCTGAGGCGGTAAAAGAGAAAAATCGCCACGATGCGGACGCCTGCAAAAAAGCGACGATGGCGCAGTACCAAAAAGCGGAGTAAGGATAACGGACCACGAAAAGCGGGCTGCGGCCCGTTTTTTATGGGCGAAGCTGAGTCCGCGTCAACGGCAAACAGCCTGTTCGGCGTCAACGGCAAACAGGCGGCGCAGCGCGCGCCGCCGAAGAATGGCTGTTCTCTGGCGCTACTCTTTGCCGGTCAGGAAACGGTAGATCACCGAAAGGTCCTGCTCGCCGTAACCCGCCTCAACCGCCTGCTGCCACAGCTGCGCAATATGCTGCATGCCCGGCATTGATTGATCTTCGGCGGCGTCCAGCGCCAGCTGCGCGTCCTTCAGCGCCCAGGTCAGCTGCATCTGCGGCGTAAAGTCGCCCTCTTTGATGGTGTCGAGCTTCACTTTGGCATAGGGCGCCGCCAGCGGCCCGCCTTCGAGCACCGACCAGAGATCATCGGTAGTGAAGCCAAACTGCCGCGCCAGGCTGGCGCTTTCCGCCAGGCCCTGCATCATGGCGATCAGCCAGGCGTTGACCACCAGTTTCATGCGCGATCCAGCACCCGCCTCGCCCAACCAGCGCGCGCCCTTGCTGATAGCGGCGAAAACCGGCTCGAGCTTCTCCGCCCGCTGCCGGTCACCGCTGGCCAGCACCAGAATTTGCGCGTTTTCCGCCGGCGCTTTGGTGCCCGATACCGGCGCATCGATATAGACCACGTCCGGGCGCTGCTGCGCCAGATAAGCGATCAGCCGATCGGTCGCCTCTACGCCGATGGTGCCCATCTGACAGAACACCGCGTTCTGCCGCAGCGACGACGCAATTTGTTGCAACACGCTTTCGGTCGTCGGGCCGTCAGAGAGCATCGCCAGCACCACGTCCGCGTCGGCGACCGCCTGCTGCGGTGCATCGTGCAGCGTCATGCCGTTCGCCGCCAGATCTTCGCCGCGCGCGCGGGTGCGGTTCCAGCCCGCCACCGGGAAATCTTTTTTTACCAGATTTGCGGCGAAGGCGTGTCCCATCGCACCGAGTCCCAGAACTGCTACAGAGGGATGCTGATTCATCTCGAAATCCTTCTTCATATTAAAAGGTCAGTTAATCCTGGCGCATTTTGTCACAGCGTAAATCCCCGTCGCCCCGATTGCTATCAATTCAGGCAAAAGCAATGACATATCGCCTGGCCCTGAGCGCCGACGCGCACGCCTGGCACAGCTTATGCGGTGCTAAATCAACTTTATGTGATGATGTTTTGCAAAATATGACAGACGTGCCAGGCTTACGCGCAGATGTTACGGATGGTTCATTATTATTTCCGCAGGACGCTATTGATGAAAATGATCCCTGTTGCTCAGCGGCCGGTTCGCCTTCGCACTGCGCCGGTCCTGCTTGTGTTGTGCTGCGCCAGCGCCTGGTCCGCCAGCGATGAGTCGACTATGGTCGTCAGCGCCGCGCCCGGCGGCCTCTCCGAACTGGATACGCCCGCCGCCGTCAGCGTAGCGTATGGCGACGATATTCGTCAGGCTGCGCCGCGCGTTAATCTGTCGGAAAAT includes:
- the ahpF gene encoding alkyl hydroperoxide reductase subunit F, which encodes MLDTTMKNQLKAYLEKLTKPVELIATLDDGAKSAEIRELLGEIAELSDKVSFREDNALPVRKPSFLITNPGNTTGPRFAGSPLGHEFTSLVLALLQTGGHPSKETQALLEQIRQLDDDLHFETYYSLSCHNCPDVVQALNLMAILNPRISHTAIDGGVFQSEIQDRNVMGVPAVFLNGKEFGQGRMSLAEIVSKVDVNADKRAADELNKRDAYDVLIVGSGPAGAAAAIYSARKGIRTALLGERFGGQVLDTVDIENYISVPKTEGAKLAGALKAHVSEYAIDVIDSQSASKLVPAKVEGGLHAIETASGAVLKSRSIIVATGARWRNMNVPGEEQYRTRGVTYCPHCDGPLYKGKRVAVIGGGNSGVEAAIDLAGIVEHVTLLEFAPTMKADAVLQEKARSLENVDIILNAQTLEVKGDGSKVTSLEYKDRVNETVHQIDVAGIFVQIGLLPNTTWLDGAIERNQMGEILIDAKCETNVKGVFAAGDCTTVPYKQIIIASGEGAKASLSAFDYLIRTQPVG
- a CDS encoding thiol-disulfide oxidoreductase DCC family protein yields the protein MTNSDTPPLIRPEEQVVLYDGTCKLCNGWVNFLLRYDRYRTVRLAAVQSEQGKTLLRWAGLPEDKISTIVLIAHGQVYLRADAIFRVMGGLPWPWRLLAALRFLPSALSNRCYDLIARNRYRLFGRYDGVRAIAADHPQRFLDQR
- a CDS encoding arylamine N-acetyltransferase family protein; this encodes MSFDLHAYLARIGYSGATRPSLVALQQIHHAHVCTIPFENLDVLLDRPIHIETEAIQEKLVVARRGGYCYEHNSLLLQALLAMGFDARGLAARVVIAQPPSVPPRTHMLLLVQLDEEFWIADAGFGGPTLSAPIRLLADRAQQTPHGEYQLQSLGEEWLLCQRRGGEWQPLYRFDLVTQFPSDYLMANHFVSTWPHSHFRHHLLAARYLPDGGQLALENRRFSRYGAQPERRSLDDLRALYQLLHEEFRLGMKHSLYGVSEEAFIAMMTQLAQREENGLA
- a CDS encoding alpha/beta hydrolase-fold protein, producing MMLSCPTLAAESPPSVDALPLSPPQTMPVSAWQTRVNEDRSITWRLYAPQARKVSVVTGATPESYVSHSMEKAGNGIWSWRSAPLAPDLYEYFYNVDGLRIADPSSAPPKPQRQVNTSLILVPGSLLDVRQVPHGELHALSYHSRALNRERQLYVWTPPGMENSKAPLPVVYFWHGFGDSGLSAVTQGRIPQIMDNLLAEKKIVPMLVVMPDTETDAAGLVPEDFIPAQRRKDFYPRNADAADRELMQDIIPLILQRYHVREDAEGRALAGLSQGGYQALVSGMNHLQQFGWLASFSGVTTETVPNQAVSAQLAQPQAVNRQLKNFTLAVGERDKVTGADIAGLKRQLEQQGIHFDYDPYPQLGHEMAVWRPAWIKFVQKLFR
- a CDS encoding ATP-binding protein, whose product is MTTSLKPTRERAIATLRDSGKPISAALLTAATALETLTEEQSDAEAALTLLSESGRGLRLIYDCVDNVSYRQMASENCLTPDETSAVVG
- a CDS encoding NAD(P)-dependent oxidoreductase, with the protein product MNQHPSVAVLGLGAMGHAFAANLVKKDFPVAGWNRTRARGEDLAANGMTLHDAPQQAVADADVVLAMLSDGPTTESVLQQIASSLRQNAVFCQMGTIGVEATDRLIAYLAQQRPDVVYIDAPVSGTKAPAENAQILVLASGDRQRAEKLEPVFAAISKGARWLGEAGAGSRMKLVVNAWLIAMMQGLAESASLARQFGFTTDDLWSVLEGGPLAAPYAKVKLDTIKEGDFTPQMQLTWALKDAQLALDAAEDQSMPGMQHIAQLWQQAVEAGYGEQDLSVIYRFLTGKE